The following are encoded in a window of Aerococcus sanguinicola genomic DNA:
- a CDS encoding YihY/virulence factor BrkB family protein: MFAKFQQKYLPVIQRSVQDAYVGGSAAEMSYYTLLALIPLLILLANVIPIIPMDTGQVIQLITDFLPDQVAPFIIPVLKQYLGNVNMGVISLSSIAIIWSGSTGFTSLQRVLKRVYGIDHKNNMIFTRLISFFLAFALVLVVAVFSLLYMFGEAFFQLLEAHISLPEQLVQIISGLLSVQDLWLVLALFLFNSYLYQVVPMPGWHIKYSLIGASVSTLMMYLISTLFSYYVDYFVGQSLTSSTIGVFVVLMIYIYLFCISIVSGALINILYYRFDHLSDYLREQPAYINRRSSTWEAAEEEEIAYGNLKRMDAPIRFEDNYFSEVGDE; encoded by the coding sequence ATGTTTGCAAAGTTCCAGCAGAAGTATTTGCCAGTCATTCAACGCAGCGTACAAGATGCTTATGTAGGAGGAAGTGCTGCAGAAATGTCCTACTATACCTTACTCGCCTTAATCCCTTTGCTCATCTTACTAGCAAATGTGATTCCAATTATTCCCATGGATACTGGCCAGGTGATCCAACTGATTACGGATTTCCTGCCTGACCAAGTGGCGCCTTTTATTATTCCGGTCCTCAAGCAATACCTGGGCAATGTAAATATGGGGGTAATTTCTCTGTCCTCGATCGCCATTATTTGGTCGGGATCGACAGGTTTTACGAGTTTGCAGCGGGTACTTAAACGGGTTTATGGGATCGACCACAAAAATAATATGATCTTTACCCGACTGATTTCCTTCTTTCTGGCTTTTGCCTTGGTCTTAGTGGTGGCTGTCTTTAGTCTCCTCTATATGTTTGGCGAAGCCTTCTTCCAACTCCTGGAGGCCCATATCAGCCTGCCTGAGCAATTAGTCCAGATCATTAGCGGCTTGCTCTCGGTCCAGGATCTCTGGTTGGTGCTGGCCCTCTTCTTATTTAATAGCTACCTCTACCAAGTGGTCCCTATGCCCGGCTGGCATATTAAGTATTCGCTGATTGGGGCCTCGGTATCGACTTTGATGATGTATTTGATCAGTACTTTATTTAGCTATTATGTGGATTATTTTGTCGGCCAATCTTTGACCTCCTCGACCATTGGCGTCTTTGTGGTTTTGATGATCTATATCTACCTCTTCTGTATATCGATTGTATCAGGGGCTCTGATCAATATTCTCTACTACCGCTTTGACCACCTCTCTGATTATTTAAGAGAGCAGCCAGCCTATATTAATCGCCGGTCAAGCACTTGGGAGGCAGCTGAAGAGGAAGAGATCGCTTATGGCAACCTCAAACGAATGGACGCGCCGATTCGTTTCGAAGATAATTATTTTAGTGAAGTTGGTGATGAATAA
- a CDS encoding NADH-dependent oxidoreductase, which yields MTKKLTDTVKFRHGAEIKGRIVQPPMLTNSGLSQGFVSQDTLDYYQARSESAGLVIVEYCYVIKDGGPSHTWAANKEQLGIQSDAHIEGLSQIAKALKAKGNKAMVQINHSGRESNFPARHGGRALAPSAIDFSFLDYPVEEITEEEIYQVIEAFGDATRRAIQAGFDGVEIHGANHYLHQQFFSKWSNQRTDQWGGSYENRTRFIRAVNDKVFEVVRQEAPADFIVGYRISPEEIHGNNVGYTYEDSTRLVADLGKDYDFDYIHVSHLDYKHKPEGQDLTYAQLYRQVLPEEVKLIVVGGITNEEKAADALNYADLAAVGRGTLIDPQFGKKIMEGRGQDIVTEISPEQVKISKLPPALITLFSDPQMPLQLAGRESIFSLHGQDSDYYREGY from the coding sequence TTGACTAAAAAACTTACTGATACCGTCAAATTCCGCCACGGCGCTGAAATTAAAGGACGGATTGTCCAACCCCCTATGCTCACTAATAGCGGCCTCAGCCAGGGCTTCGTTAGCCAAGACACCCTCGACTACTACCAAGCTCGCTCAGAATCTGCGGGCCTTGTCATCGTCGAATATTGCTATGTCATCAAAGACGGCGGGCCTTCCCACACCTGGGCCGCCAACAAAGAACAGCTCGGCATCCAATCTGATGCTCACATTGAAGGTTTAAGCCAAATCGCTAAAGCTTTGAAGGCCAAGGGCAACAAGGCCATGGTCCAAATTAACCACTCTGGCCGGGAGTCCAACTTCCCTGCTCGCCACGGCGGACGCGCTCTCGCCCCTAGCGCTATTGACTTCTCCTTCTTAGATTACCCCGTCGAAGAAATTACGGAAGAAGAAATCTACCAAGTCATCGAAGCCTTTGGAGACGCCACACGCCGGGCCATCCAAGCTGGCTTCGACGGTGTAGAAATCCACGGGGCCAACCACTACCTCCACCAACAATTCTTCTCCAAGTGGTCCAACCAGCGAACAGACCAATGGGGCGGCTCTTACGAGAATCGAACACGCTTTATCCGTGCAGTCAACGACAAGGTCTTCGAGGTGGTTCGTCAGGAAGCTCCTGCAGACTTCATTGTCGGCTACCGGATCAGCCCAGAAGAAATCCACGGAAACAATGTGGGCTACACCTATGAAGATTCTACCCGCCTCGTCGCAGACCTAGGCAAAGATTATGACTTCGACTATATCCATGTCTCCCACCTGGACTATAAGCACAAGCCTGAAGGTCAAGACCTGACCTATGCCCAGCTCTACCGCCAAGTCCTTCCCGAAGAGGTCAAGCTGATTGTCGTTGGCGGTATTACTAATGAAGAAAAAGCGGCTGACGCCCTCAACTACGCCGACCTAGCAGCTGTCGGACGCGGCACCCTGATCGACCCACAATTTGGCAAGAAAATTATGGAAGGCCGCGGTCAAGATATCGTAACGGAAATTTCACCCGAACAAGTGAAAATCTCTAAACTACCACCCGCCCTAATCACCCTCTTCTCTGATCCCCAAATGCCCCTCCAATTAGCTGGCCGGGAATCAATCTTTTCCCTCCACGGTCAAGATAGTGACTACTATCGGGAAGGTTATTAA
- a CDS encoding MetQ/NlpA family ABC transporter substrate-binding protein codes for MRKKVFLLVAVFALFLTACGSSSKETTHVKLGVVGDKNDQWEYIQKELKDKENIDLELVKFTDYRGPIVALEDGSIDLHAALTEIFMEEVNKEGGYSNTTIAYTTLNPMGVFSEKIDSLDDLRDGAVVALPNDVSNESRALLLLQTAGLIKLDPDKGLLPSISDITENPKNLNFKSMAANQTARSLGDADIALINNDMASDAGFVPTQDSIYLEPVAESSKPYYNVIAARQNEKDKDVYQTIVKYYQTDEVAKIIDEMTNGSSIPVWDKDQ; via the coding sequence ATGCGAAAGAAAGTATTTTTATTAGTGGCGGTTTTCGCCTTATTTCTAACGGCATGCGGGAGTTCTTCTAAGGAAACAACCCATGTTAAGTTAGGGGTAGTGGGCGATAAGAACGACCAATGGGAATATATCCAAAAAGAATTGAAGGACAAGGAAAATATCGATTTAGAATTGGTGAAATTTACCGATTATCGGGGCCCTATTGTGGCTTTGGAAGACGGTTCGATTGACCTGCACGCAGCCTTGACGGAAATTTTTATGGAAGAGGTCAATAAAGAAGGGGGCTACAGCAATACCACGATTGCTTATACGACCCTAAATCCCATGGGCGTCTTCTCAGAAAAAATTGATTCCCTTGATGACTTGCGAGATGGGGCAGTCGTTGCCTTGCCAAATGATGTGTCCAATGAAAGTCGGGCCCTCTTGCTCTTGCAGACAGCGGGTTTAATTAAGTTGGATCCGGATAAGGGACTCCTCCCTTCCATCAGTGACATTACCGAAAATCCTAAAAATCTAAACTTTAAATCTATGGCAGCCAATCAAACGGCTCGCTCGCTGGGGGATGCGGACATTGCGCTAATCAATAACGATATGGCCTCGGATGCGGGCTTCGTGCCAACCCAAGACAGCATCTACTTAGAACCTGTGGCCGAATCTTCTAAGCCCTACTACAATGTGATTGCAGCCCGCCAAAATGAGAAGGATAAGGACGTCTACCAAACCATCGTGAAATATTATCAAACAGATGAGGTGGCCAAGATCATCGACGAGATGACTAACGGCTCCAGCATTCCAGTATGGGACAAGGATCAATAG
- a CDS encoding ArsC/Spx/MgsR family protein: MNALDLYGLKKCSTCQKVSKQLEAAGYDINWIDIRQTPPQAELIRAAVDQVWPDVKKLFNSSGQAYRQSGLKDKIPDMSKEDIVTTLAEDGMLIKRPFLSDGDHVSVGSREQALAQWLDQ, encoded by the coding sequence TTGAACGCTTTAGATTTATACGGACTGAAGAAGTGTAGTACCTGCCAAAAAGTCAGCAAGCAATTAGAAGCAGCTGGCTACGATATTAATTGGATCGATATCCGCCAGACGCCACCCCAAGCCGAACTCATCCGAGCGGCGGTCGACCAAGTCTGGCCCGATGTCAAAAAACTCTTTAACAGCTCAGGCCAAGCCTACCGCCAGTCGGGGCTTAAGGATAAAATACCTGATATGTCTAAGGAAGATATCGTGACGACCCTGGCCGAAGATGGCATGTTAATCAAGCGCCCCTTCTTAAGTGATGGAGACCATGTTTCAGTGGGTAGCCGTGAGCAAGCTCTTGCTCAATGGTTGGACCAGTAA
- a CDS encoding FtsW/RodA/SpoVE family cell cycle protein yields the protein MDMKRSKYQRVKNLTQTRYDFPLLLTLLALMVYSMITVFSTTYLQYEEASLLPTLMHGAWFLVGLVLVYLMMQLDRKTLFRLAPLAYFFGLFLLILVLIFYDRGLAQASGARSWFSIGGLTFQPSELMKLFYIIMMGRLVDDYTRDCNRIGYDEMAVRDQVGLDWRFLLKLFAWSLPPMLLVVLQNDFGTMLVFMMILVGIIFVSGISWHIILPTFLVITLLFLILLFLVVYDRDLLLNLGFQDYQFSRIDSWLAPFENTASESYQLSQSIKAVGSGKMFGKGLGNFEVYVPVRESDMIFSSIAENFGFIGSSLLILLYFILIYCMISAAFKTNDSFYVAMVAGIVTLFAFHIIENIGMTIGLLPLTGIPLPFISQGGSALITNMMCVGLVASIRYNERQTEKDHQQNLVIRLARKLTKEANLERFRFIRTEEV from the coding sequence ATGGATATGAAACGAAGCAAGTACCAGCGAGTCAAAAATCTGACCCAGACCCGCTATGATTTTCCTTTGCTTTTAACTCTTTTGGCCCTCATGGTTTATTCCATGATTACGGTCTTTTCGACGACCTACCTCCAATATGAGGAGGCCTCCCTCCTACCGACCCTGATGCATGGGGCTTGGTTCTTGGTCGGTTTGGTCTTGGTTTATCTGATGATGCAATTAGACCGGAAAACCCTCTTTCGTTTAGCGCCCCTGGCTTATTTTTTTGGCCTCTTCCTCCTGATCTTGGTCTTGATCTTCTATGACCGCGGCCTGGCCCAGGCGAGTGGGGCCAGGTCCTGGTTCTCGATTGGGGGATTGACCTTCCAGCCCTCCGAATTGATGAAACTCTTCTACATTATAATGATGGGGCGCTTGGTGGATGATTATACCCGGGATTGTAACCGGATCGGCTATGATGAGATGGCGGTCCGCGACCAGGTAGGCTTAGACTGGCGCTTTCTTTTAAAACTCTTCGCTTGGTCTCTGCCGCCTATGCTCCTAGTGGTCTTGCAGAATGACTTCGGGACCATGCTCGTCTTTATGATGATTTTAGTCGGCATTATTTTTGTATCCGGGATTTCCTGGCATATTATCTTGCCAACCTTCCTGGTCATTACGCTTCTCTTCTTGATCTTACTCTTTTTAGTGGTTTACGATAGGGACCTGCTCTTGAATTTAGGCTTCCAGGATTACCAATTCTCCCGGATTGATTCCTGGCTCGCGCCCTTTGAGAATACGGCTTCTGAATCCTACCAGCTCAGTCAGTCGATCAAGGCTGTTGGATCAGGGAAGATGTTCGGTAAGGGCCTAGGTAATTTTGAAGTCTATGTACCGGTACGAGAATCTGATATGATCTTTTCTTCTATTGCTGAGAACTTTGGCTTTATCGGTAGTTCACTCTTGATCCTGCTCTACTTTATCTTGATCTATTGCATGATCTCTGCTGCCTTTAAGACAAATGATAGCTTCTATGTGGCCATGGTAGCAGGGATTGTCACCCTCTTCGCCTTCCACATTATCGAAAATATCGGGATGACGATAGGGCTCTTACCGCTGACAGGGATTCCCTTGCCCTTCATATCCCAAGGGGGCTCGGCCCTGATTACCAATATGATGTGTGTGGGCCTGGTTGCCTCGATTCGCTACAATGAACGTCAAACAGAAAAAGACCACCAGCAGAATCTTGTCATTCGGCTGGCACGCAAATTAACAAAGGAGGCCAATCTTGAACGCTTTAGATTTATACGGACTGAAGAAGTGTAG
- a CDS encoding thiolase family protein, producing MSEAYIVAFARSAVVKGKPTGQFAFDPAEDIAAQVLQGLIQKLGPHFDLQLIDDLIVGCSMPENRQGGNIARKLGLRAGLPFEVPAETINRFCASSLQAIAHASQAIQAGQADLIIAGGLEFQSTTPYASLEAHNNYALESQDCHLSDWMGLTAERVAEDYQISREAQDQFSVDSHHKAHRAQAAGKFDDEIIPVKAHTAQAHQTQLVQADDGIRPDTNLDQVSRLKPIFKRGGTVTAASSSQISDGASFLALVSKSMLDQLQLKPLAIFKGYQVAGVDPAVMGIGPVPAIQKLLNRQEISMDQVDLIELNEAFAAQALAVIKALDLDIDKVNPNGGAIALGHANGATGAVLSCKLLNEMARQSESRYGLVSMCIGGGMGAAALFESLY from the coding sequence ATGTCTGAAGCTTATATTGTCGCCTTTGCCCGGTCAGCTGTGGTCAAAGGCAAGCCCACTGGTCAATTTGCCTTTGATCCGGCAGAGGACATTGCTGCCCAAGTGCTCCAGGGCCTGATCCAGAAATTAGGTCCCCACTTCGATCTCCAGCTGATCGATGACCTGATCGTTGGCTGCTCCATGCCAGAAAACCGCCAAGGGGGAAACATTGCCCGTAAGCTTGGCCTACGCGCGGGCCTCCCCTTTGAAGTCCCCGCCGAAACCATTAACCGCTTCTGCGCCTCTTCTCTGCAGGCCATCGCCCATGCTAGCCAAGCGATCCAGGCCGGCCAGGCGGACTTGATTATCGCGGGTGGCCTAGAATTCCAATCCACCACCCCCTACGCGAGTCTAGAAGCCCACAATAACTATGCCCTAGAAAGTCAAGACTGCCATCTGAGCGATTGGATGGGCTTGACAGCTGAACGTGTTGCAGAGGACTATCAGATTAGTCGCGAGGCCCAAGACCAATTTTCCGTTGACAGCCACCACAAGGCCCACCGTGCCCAGGCTGCTGGCAAGTTTGACGATGAAATTATTCCCGTCAAAGCCCACACAGCCCAGGCCCATCAGACTCAGCTTGTCCAGGCTGACGATGGCATCCGTCCCGATACCAATCTGGACCAGGTCAGCCGACTCAAGCCGATTTTCAAACGAGGAGGGACCGTTACCGCTGCTTCCTCCTCCCAGATTTCCGATGGGGCCAGCTTTTTAGCCCTTGTTTCCAAATCAATGTTAGACCAGCTCCAGCTCAAGCCCCTAGCTATCTTTAAGGGCTACCAGGTAGCTGGCGTCGACCCCGCTGTCATGGGCATCGGACCCGTCCCAGCCATCCAAAAATTACTCAACCGCCAAGAGATTAGCATGGACCAAGTCGACCTCATCGAACTCAACGAAGCCTTTGCAGCCCAAGCCCTGGCTGTGATCAAGGCCCTCGATTTAGATATCGATAAGGTCAACCCCAATGGCGGGGCTATCGCCCTGGGGCATGCCAATGGCGCAACAGGAGCCGTCCTCAGCTGTAAATTGTTAAACGAAATGGCGAGACAGTCTGAGTCCCGCTACGGCCTCGTCTCCATGTGCATCGGAGGGGGCATGGGGGCTGCAGCTCTCTTTGAATCTTTATATTAG
- a CDS encoding NAD(P)H-dependent flavin oxidoreductase, translated as MTFFQEIGVNYPIIQGAMARISKSQLVAAVSQAGGLGILSSYGLSADELKTSLDEIRQQTDRPFGVNLMLQQDNISDLLPILYQEDIAVVTTGAGTPKAFAEDLRASGTRLVPVIASVKHAQKMGKLGVDALIVEGREAGGHIGQSSTLPLLQAVRQVTQVPLIAAGGFATGASLLAAQALGACGIQMGTRFLASEECPIPDAYKAAILAADDQGTIVTGQSWGQAVRSLKTPFLEDILAAELKGQDPAKIQAALKQSYQKTLNDDSFDQGSPMAGESAGAIHDIRPVQEIIDQIIEEAQTARQQLCQD; from the coding sequence ATGACATTTTTTCAAGAAATAGGTGTCAATTATCCGATTATTCAAGGGGCTATGGCCCGCATTTCCAAGTCTCAATTAGTGGCAGCCGTGAGCCAAGCGGGTGGCCTCGGTATCTTATCCAGTTACGGTCTATCGGCAGATGAGCTAAAAACTTCCTTGGATGAAATCCGCCAGCAGACCGACCGGCCCTTCGGTGTCAATCTCATGCTCCAGCAGGATAATATTTCGGACCTCCTCCCCATCCTCTACCAAGAGGATATTGCGGTCGTCACAACAGGAGCAGGGACGCCCAAGGCCTTTGCGGAAGACTTGCGCGCTTCAGGAACCCGGCTTGTTCCCGTCATTGCCTCGGTTAAGCACGCTCAAAAAATGGGTAAGCTGGGCGTCGATGCCCTCATTGTTGAAGGCCGAGAAGCCGGTGGTCATATCGGACAGAGCTCGACTCTGCCCTTACTTCAAGCGGTTCGCCAAGTGACCCAAGTCCCCCTCATTGCTGCAGGAGGCTTTGCGACTGGGGCCAGCCTTCTTGCGGCCCAGGCCCTGGGTGCATGCGGCATCCAAATGGGAACTCGCTTCCTAGCCTCTGAAGAATGTCCCATACCAGATGCTTATAAGGCTGCTATTCTAGCGGCTGACGACCAGGGCACGATTGTCACGGGGCAAAGCTGGGGACAAGCTGTCCGTAGCCTCAAAACGCCCTTCCTAGAAGATATCCTAGCGGCGGAACTCAAGGGTCAAGACCCCGCCAAGATCCAAGCTGCTCTCAAGCAGTCCTATCAAAAGACGCTCAATGACGACAGCTTCGACCAAGGCAGTCCCATGGCTGGGGAAAGTGCCGGCGCCATCCATGATATCCGCCCCGTTCAAGAAATTATCGACCAAATCATAGAAGAAGCTCAAACAGCCCGCCAGCAGCTCTGTCAAGACTAG